Proteins encoded by one window of Ignavibacteria bacterium:
- a CDS encoding T9SS type A sorting domain-containing protein, whose amino-acid sequence MLFWLRQLTTINKQPKKSIFFERKIKMQNQSFLLIIFFISVMFSTLTQSQQPHPTVTISMENPVIILGDESRITVTVINDGSANSDDGGITLSFPSMTNQNDTMYVRKIIGPPDAPGYQERSAGQQIYNSSCQQMTAQYLFAETNDGNWVTNETNTLTVGIIPKQTGSFNVYVRSAMHKIGTSCTYINSPSTSSYIDQQGWPVYVRVITVNQLTAPSLFFPTNGATVANSDVTLDWDPVSSVDSYGLQVRTSSGNVVNESGITNSEYTVFGLEHNKTYYWKVRSENGSFSSSWSSEWSFQVQIPPSSPVLMSPTSGSTILQPVTLAWYSTNRATYYQLQVSLTTSFNTTVYDESNITVTSKILQGFTTGQTHYWRVRASNSGGTSNWSSVWNFIVPVPPSAPALLNPPNGASISRKRTFSWNSSSGATSYTLQVDDNQNFSSPFTNTTTSGTSYLVETLLANTTYYWRVNATNSAGTSSWSTTWNCHTTTVVSIDDDLQTNPKNIEVSQNYPNPFNPVTNFQFQVPSSSFVTIKVYDILGNEIATLVNERKEAGNYSVQWNAETYPSGMYFYQLTAGNKMETKKMILLK is encoded by the coding sequence ATGTTGTTTTGGTTACGGCAACTAACCACAATTAACAAGCAACCAAAAAAATCTATTTTCTTTGAAAGGAAAATTAAGATGCAGAACCAATCTTTTTTACTCATCATTTTTTTTATTTCAGTAATGTTTTCAACCCTTACTCAATCTCAACAACCTCATCCCACCGTAACTATTTCAATGGAAAATCCTGTCATAATCTTAGGGGATGAATCTCGAATTACAGTAACCGTAATTAACGATGGATCGGCAAATAGCGACGATGGTGGAATTACACTTTCTTTTCCCTCCATGACTAACCAAAATGATACGATGTATGTTCGAAAAATAATTGGTCCGCCAGATGCCCCAGGATATCAAGAGAGATCTGCTGGACAACAAATTTATAATAGCTCATGTCAACAAATGACGGCTCAATATTTATTTGCAGAAACTAATGATGGTAATTGGGTCACGAATGAAACCAATACTCTTACAGTAGGAATAATTCCAAAACAAACGGGAAGTTTTAATGTCTACGTAAGATCTGCAATGCATAAAATCGGTACTAGTTGTACTTATATAAATTCTCCCTCAACTTCAAGTTATATAGATCAGCAAGGTTGGCCAGTATATGTAAGAGTAATCACCGTAAATCAATTAACTGCACCTAGCTTATTTTTCCCGACCAATGGGGCAACGGTTGCAAATTCCGATGTAACATTAGATTGGGATCCAGTTTCTTCTGTGGATTCATATGGTTTACAAGTAAGAACAAGTAGCGGAAACGTAGTAAATGAATCAGGAATCACAAATTCAGAGTATACTGTTTTTGGGCTTGAACATAATAAAACATATTATTGGAAAGTACGTTCTGAAAATGGATCGTTTTCAAGTTCTTGGTCAAGCGAGTGGAGTTTTCAAGTTCAAATTCCTCCGTCTTCGCCAGTTCTTATGTCTCCAACAAGTGGAAGTACCATTTTGCAACCAGTAACATTAGCATGGTACTCGACCAATAGAGCAACTTATTATCAATTACAAGTATCGCTAACAACTTCTTTTAATACAACAGTCTATGATGAGAGCAATATAACTGTTACATCAAAGATATTACAGGGGTTTACTACTGGCCAAACACATTATTGGAGGGTACGTGCCTCTAATTCAGGGGGAACTAGTAATTGGTCCTCTGTTTGGAATTTCATAGTTCCTGTACCTCCGTCTGCCCCAGCGCTTCTAAACCCACCAAACGGGGCAAGTATTTCCAGAAAAAGAACATTTAGTTGGAACTCGTCAAGCGGTGCAACTAGTTATACCTTACAAGTGGACGATAATCAAAATTTTTCGTCTCCTTTTACAAATACAACAACATCTGGAACTTCATACCTAGTAGAGACCTTGTTAGCTAACACTACTTATTATTGGCGAGTAAATGCAACAAATAGTGCCGGGACAAGTTCATGGTCAACAACCTGGAATTGTCACACAACAACAGTGGTATCTATAGACGATGATTTACAAACTAATCCGAAAAATATAGAGGTATCTCAAAACTACCCCAACCCCTTCAATCCCGTTACAAATTTTCAATTTCAAGTTCCAAGTTCGTCGTTTGTCACTATAAAAGTGTACGACATTCTCGGCAATGAAATTGCAACACTTGTGAACGAAAGAAAAGAAGCCGGAAATTATTCCGTGCAATGGAATGCAGAAACATATCCAAGCGGAATGTATTTTTACCAGTTAACTGCGGGCAATAAAATGGAAACGAAGAAAATGATTTTGCTAAAATAA
- a CDS encoding four helix bundle protein gives MSSFKTFEEIEAWQKAREISKQIYSISNHGTFKKDFSLKDQIHRASVSIMSNIAEGFERDGRKEFIQFLSIAKGSAGEVRSLLYVALDNDYINKDEFKTLYDKAKEIGKMLGGLINYLRSSTIKGSKFE, from the coding sequence ATGAGTAGTTTCAAAACATTTGAAGAAATCGAAGCGTGGCAGAAAGCGCGAGAAATTTCGAAACAGATTTATAGCATATCAAACCACGGCACGTTCAAAAAAGATTTTTCTCTGAAAGACCAGATTCACCGAGCAAGTGTTTCGATAATGTCAAACATCGCCGAAGGATTTGAGCGCGACGGTCGAAAAGAGTTTATTCAGTTTCTATCCATAGCAAAAGGTTCTGCCGGTGAAGTTCGCTCTTTACTTTATGTTGCTCTCGACAATGATTACATAAACAAAGATGAATTCAAAACACTGTACGACAAAGCAAAAGAAATTGGAAAAATGCTTGGCGGTTTAATCAACTATCTTCGCAGTTCAACAATAAAAGGAAGTAAATTCGAATGA